The proteins below come from a single Chryseobacterium nepalense genomic window:
- the pepE gene encoding dipeptidase PepE, translating to MNIILASTSTLFGGDYLEYLREEITNLFQGIDEIIFIPFARPGGISHEDYTQKARSFFEKINIKVKGLHEFDDKIAAVNNAKGFFTGGGNTFLLVKTLHEENLMSILKNNVENGKPYLGCSAGSNIGGQNMKTTNDMPIVYPSGFDCMGLVPFNINPHYLDPNPELKHNGETRETRIKEFLTQNDLKVVGLREGNWIRGKNNKITVEGTELTRIFEKDKEPYEIKPGTEL from the coding sequence ATGAATATCATATTAGCATCAACTTCTACACTTTTTGGCGGAGACTATCTGGAATATTTAAGAGAGGAAATCACTAACCTTTTTCAGGGTATTGATGAAATTATTTTTATTCCTTTTGCCAGACCGGGAGGCATTTCACATGAGGATTACACGCAAAAAGCACGTTCTTTCTTTGAAAAAATCAACATTAAAGTAAAAGGGCTTCATGAATTTGACGATAAAATAGCGGCAGTGAATAATGCAAAAGGGTTCTTTACAGGTGGCGGAAATACTTTTCTGTTGGTTAAAACTTTACATGAAGAAAACCTGATGTCAATATTGAAAAATAATGTTGAAAACGGAAAACCTTATCTTGGCTGTAGTGCCGGAAGCAATATCGGCGGACAGAACATGAAAACCACCAACGATATGCCCATTGTGTATCCTTCAGGCTTTGATTGTATGGGACTCGTTCCGTTTAATATTAATCCGCATTATCTGGATCCGAATCCGGAACTTAAACACAACGGTGAAACAAGAGAAACCCGAATTAAAGAATTTCTTACACAGAATGATCTTAAAGTGGTCGGACTTCGTGAAGGAAACTGGATCAGAGGGAAAAATAATAAAATTACCGTTGAAGGAACGGAGCTTACCAGAATTTTCGAAAAAGATAAAGAACCGTACGAGATCAAGCCCGGAACAGAACTGTAA
- the fsa gene encoding fructose-6-phosphate aldolase, producing the protein MKFFIDTANLEQIKEAKDLGILDGVTTNPSLMAKEGIQGAEAIRNHYKAICEIVDGDISAEVLSTTYEEMIKEGDELAAIHPNIVVKIPMIKDGIKALKYFSDKGIRTNCTLIFSPGQALLAAKAGATYVSPFLGRLDDISTDGLNLIQEIRLIFDNYMYETEILAASIRHAMHIIDCAKIGADVITSPLPPILSLLKHPLTDNGLAQFIADSQKLA; encoded by the coding sequence ATGAAATTTTTTATTGACACTGCTAATTTAGAGCAAATTAAAGAAGCTAAAGATCTTGGAATTCTTGACGGCGTTACGACCAATCCTTCATTAATGGCAAAAGAGGGAATTCAGGGTGCTGAAGCGATCAGAAATCATTATAAAGCAATTTGCGAAATTGTTGATGGAGATATTTCTGCGGAAGTTCTTTCTACAACATATGAGGAAATGATTAAAGAAGGTGACGAATTGGCAGCCATCCACCCGAATATAGTGGTTAAAATCCCGATGATCAAAGACGGAATTAAAGCATTAAAGTATTTTTCAGATAAAGGTATCAGAACCAACTGTACGCTGATTTTTTCTCCCGGGCAGGCTCTTTTGGCAGCAAAAGCAGGTGCTACCTACGTCTCTCCTTTCCTGGGAAGACTTGATGATATTTCAACAGATGGATTAAATTTAATCCAGGAAATCAGACTGATTTTTGATAACTACATGTATGAGACTGAAATTTTAGCCGCGTCTATCCGTCATGCTATGCATATCATCGATTGTGCGAAGATTGGTGCTGATGTAATCACTTCACCGCTTCCTCCGATTTTGAGCCTTCTTAAGCATCCGCTTACCGATAACGGACTGGCTCAGTTTATTGCAGATTCTCAGAAACTGGCTTAA
- a CDS encoding GLPGLI family protein — translation MKNISLFLLFISITAGAQVNRFFYEYKFIPDSNNKEDVKKEMMLLDIDQKGSNYYSRDKFVADSTSMAEVQKQIKSGGGNINISRRDNQGMVGYKVTKSYPDFKTYLFTRISMDQYKVKEDQKPEWKILPEKQKIGSYNAQKATTSYGGREWIAWFSTDIPFQDGPYKFYGLPGLIVKLEDITGSHVMTLVGNKKMAAPVSQTEMDVPGNVKIMGIGGKELEISKSQYKKLWKDYVNDPSKNMREMMMRNGGDNTRVSFKVRTADGKEISDPNQVFREMEKRTKESLAKNNNPIEPDLVSN, via the coding sequence ATGAAAAATATCAGTCTTTTTCTCCTGTTCATAAGCATTACAGCCGGTGCGCAAGTCAATCGATTTTTCTATGAATACAAATTTATACCTGATTCCAATAACAAAGAGGATGTAAAAAAAGAAATGATGCTGCTGGATATTGATCAGAAAGGCTCAAATTATTACAGCAGAGATAAGTTTGTAGCCGATTCCACCTCTATGGCTGAAGTGCAGAAGCAGATTAAAAGCGGTGGCGGAAATATCAATATCAGCAGAAGGGACAATCAGGGAATGGTAGGATATAAAGTGACAAAAAGCTATCCCGATTTTAAAACCTATCTTTTCACAAGGATTTCCATGGATCAGTATAAAGTAAAGGAAGATCAGAAACCGGAATGGAAAATACTTCCCGAAAAACAGAAAATAGGATCGTACAATGCCCAAAAAGCGACCACCAGCTATGGCGGAAGGGAGTGGATTGCATGGTTCAGCACAGATATCCCTTTTCAGGACGGACCATACAAATTTTATGGACTGCCGGGGCTTATTGTAAAACTTGAAGATATTACAGGTTCTCATGTTATGACCCTGGTAGGAAATAAGAAAATGGCAGCTCCGGTTTCACAAACAGAAATGGACGTTCCCGGTAATGTAAAAATTATGGGAATCGGAGGAAAAGAGCTTGAAATTTCGAAATCCCAATATAAAAAATTATGGAAAGATTATGTAAATGATCCTTCTAAAAACATGAGAGAAATGATGATGAGAAATGGTGGTGATAATACAAGAGTAAGTTTTAAGGTAAGAACGGCAGACGGCAAAGAAATATCAGATCCCAATCAGGTATTCCGCGAAATGGAAAAAAGAACCAAAGAATCTCTTGCAAAAAACAATAATCCCATTGAACCGGATTTAGTAAGTAATTAA
- a CDS encoding M56 family metallopeptidase yields the protein METVLLYFGKVILCSGVMFLYYKLSLKDRTFHHYNRFYLLSAMLISLLLPLVKVEDFTIEVSNDIYKLIDTVQNFNNKNATHDSTYFRIIFSALGLVSFYFLGRLIYGIFRIHRLKSQFHKESFDGINFYHTNLSEAPFSYFKNLFWKNSIMLNSDVGKQILKHEMVHIEQKHSFDKIFMEIITSVFWFNPFFHLIKKEISLIHEYLADKKAVKQSDTKAFAQMLLASHFSGNQLPATSPFLSSNLKKRLKMLQKPKTKFGYARRIFALPVVFSVAFAYLVNAKNQEIKATNMEIEKAVSQIKKENKSIVKKDTISPKSSENKTIVTPKVYRKSDDDRKIAELSKKIQERTEALKNFKPESNEYNKNLEEIGKLSGEIGKIASSKDFLNSAMVIKIDGKDMKFDEYFNSKEFKDVLKEVKDFKYEFDMPEIPEMNIEFPDVPAPPDAPKVKVYKFKTTGDMKWTPESDMAFRSSEKAKESAATAKKRAKLDKERARLEEKRAKLEGERAKLEAERRALEGGRRPFIYSNTFRTVPGDRVLKINADNIKFSNNGTSIITSGFKNTKGIEELKIYIDGKESTKEQMEALKPESIRSVNINKNNTDGKTTGEVRVETKK from the coding sequence ATGGAAACTGTACTTCTATATTTTGGGAAAGTTATTTTATGTTCCGGTGTAATGTTTTTGTATTATAAATTGTCTTTAAAAGACAGGACATTTCATCACTACAACAGATTTTATCTTTTGTCTGCGATGCTCATATCACTGCTGCTGCCGTTAGTGAAAGTTGAAGATTTTACTATCGAGGTGAGTAATGATATCTATAAATTAATAGATACCGTACAGAATTTTAACAATAAAAATGCAACCCATGATTCCACTTATTTTAGAATTATTTTTTCAGCTTTGGGGCTGGTTTCTTTCTATTTTTTAGGAAGATTGATCTACGGGATTTTCAGAATCCACCGGTTGAAAAGTCAGTTTCATAAGGAAAGCTTTGACGGAATCAACTTTTACCATACCAACCTTAGTGAAGCGCCTTTTTCATACTTTAAAAATCTTTTCTGGAAAAATTCAATTATGTTGAATTCAGATGTCGGAAAACAGATTTTGAAACACGAAATGGTTCACATCGAACAGAAACATTCATTCGATAAAATCTTTATGGAAATTATTACGTCTGTTTTCTGGTTCAATCCGTTCTTTCATCTCATTAAAAAAGAAATTAGTTTAATTCACGAATATCTGGCTGATAAAAAAGCCGTAAAACAATCGGACACCAAAGCATTTGCGCAGATGCTTTTAGCAAGCCACTTTTCCGGAAACCAGTTGCCTGCCACCAGTCCGTTTTTAAGTTCTAATTTAAAAAAACGATTAAAAATGTTACAAAAACCTAAAACAAAATTCGGGTATGCGCGTAGAATTTTTGCGTTGCCGGTTGTATTTTCAGTAGCTTTTGCTTATCTGGTAAATGCTAAAAACCAGGAAATTAAAGCAACGAATATGGAGATTGAGAAGGCCGTTTCTCAAATCAAAAAAGAAAATAAGAGTATTGTTAAAAAAGACACCATTTCTCCAAAATCATCTGAAAATAAAACCATAGTTACTCCAAAAGTATACAGAAAATCAGATGATGACAGGAAAATTGCCGAGCTGAGCAAAAAGATTCAGGAAAGAACTGAGGCTCTGAAAAATTTTAAGCCGGAAAGTAATGAATACAATAAAAATCTTGAAGAGATCGGAAAACTATCCGGTGAAATCGGAAAAATAGCAAGTTCTAAAGATTTTCTTAATTCTGCAATGGTCATTAAAATCGATGGAAAAGATATGAAATTTGATGAGTATTTTAACTCCAAAGAATTTAAAGATGTATTGAAGGAGGTTAAAGATTTTAAATATGAATTTGACATGCCTGAAATTCCGGAAATGAATATTGAATTTCCTGATGTTCCCGCACCCCCGGATGCCCCGAAAGTTAAAGTCTATAAATTTAAAACTACCGGAGATATGAAATGGACTCCTGAATCCGATATGGCTTTCAGATCTTCAGAAAAAGCAAAAGAATCTGCTGCAACTGCCAAAAAAAGAGCTAAGCTCGATAAAGAACGTGCAAGGCTGGAAGAAAAAAGAGCGAAGCTGGAAGGTGAAAGGGCAAAACTGGAAGCAGAAAGAAGAGCGTTGGAAGGCGGAAGAAGACCTTTTATTTATAGCAATACCTTCAGAACGGTTCCCGGAGATCGGGTATTAAAAATCAATGCCGATAATATAAAATTCAGTAACAACGGTACATCTATTATTACTTCAGGATTTAAAAATACAAAAGGTATTGAAGAACTGAAGATTTATATTGACGGGAAAGAATCCACAAAAGAACAGATGGAAGCCCTAAAACCGGAATCCATCAGAAGTGTGAATATCAATAAGAATAATACGGACGGAAAAACGACCGGAGAGGTAAGAGTCGAAACAAAGAAATAG
- a CDS encoding BlaI/MecI/CopY family transcriptional regulator: MKIQTLTKAEEQVMQYLWKLEKGFLKDVLDLFPEPKPHTNTVSTILKVLKEKEFVDYHVYGRQHEYFPLVSKEQYSGKTIKSLVKNYFKGSYKSAVSFLVEKNEMTVEDLEMLLHELKKKN; encoded by the coding sequence ATGAAAATTCAGACGTTAACTAAAGCAGAAGAGCAGGTAATGCAGTATTTATGGAAACTCGAAAAAGGATTTCTGAAAGATGTCCTCGATCTTTTTCCCGAACCGAAACCTCATACAAATACCGTTTCCACAATTCTTAAAGTTTTAAAGGAAAAAGAATTTGTTGATTATCATGTGTACGGAAGGCAGCATGAGTATTTTCCACTGGTATCCAAAGAGCAGTACTCCGGAAAAACAATAAAAAGTCTGGTTAAAAATTATTTCAAGGGTTCTTATAAAAGCGCCGTTTCATTTCTGGTAGAAAAGAATGAGATGACTGTGGAAGATCTTGAAATGCTGCTGCACGAACTTAAAAAGAAAAACTGA
- a CDS encoding tetratricopeptide repeat protein, whose translation MKMTKMNIRTLLLGLMLTGGLGFVSAQTTQTDSTAGTANTTAATTASTAQASNPTIEALKKQIEANPKDAEALAKLAGAYQEASDWTNAIDTWKKISVLLPDWAPSYYSQAYAYQNAKDDVNARLAYEKYIATVKPEEVEQNKKNLAYAYFYVAFSEQQTDPAKAKEHIAKSLQYDPTNQDAIKLSQALNS comes from the coding sequence ATGAAAATGACTAAAATGAATATCAGAACCCTTCTTTTAGGTTTAATGCTGACAGGAGGTTTAGGTTTTGTGAGCGCACAAACGACTCAGACAGACAGCACGGCAGGTACAGCTAATACAACTGCAGCCACAACAGCAAGTACTGCTCAGGCGTCTAATCCAACGATTGAAGCACTTAAAAAGCAAATAGAAGCTAATCCGAAAGATGCAGAAGCTTTAGCTAAATTAGCAGGAGCATATCAGGAAGCTTCAGATTGGACTAATGCGATAGATACGTGGAAGAAAATATCAGTTCTTTTACCGGATTGGGCTCCATCGTATTACAGTCAGGCTTACGCATATCAAAATGCAAAAGACGATGTCAATGCCAGATTGGCTTATGAAAAATATATAGCTACCGTAAAGCCTGAAGAGGTGGAACAGAATAAGAAAAACCTGGCATATGCGTACTTTTATGTAGCATTCTCAGAGCAACAAACTGATCCGGCCAAGGCTAAAGAACATATTGCAAAATCATTGCAGTATGATCCAACCAATCAGGATGCCATCAAGCTGAGCCAAGCTTTAAATTCATAG
- the dacB gene encoding D-alanyl-D-alanine carboxypeptidase/D-alanyl-D-alanine endopeptidase yields the protein MRKTLAVLTLSVQVVFAQDISRKLDEATKNLMNSSGAVSSNLSFYVADENGNFIYDYQGNKGLSTASTQKIFTAAAALEVLGKNYTYKTTAGYSGNISGGNLKGDFIITSTGDPTLGSWRYDGYKPENFKQQLLEAIKKAGITKISGDLVIDDSYFDHQTIPGGWPWDDLGNYYGAGVWGVNWRENQFDININGNEFKSFSYPLEGIKWLNDVKIGGTSDQSLIFTAPHSNVALINGTLPSKTVTVSGATPNPPLQLGVEIKQWLQQAGIELSGKTVTNSQLEIEGKKISVFPKNNMIFTYESPTLDKIIYWFLRKSINLYGETLIKTLGKEKKGNPNFKSGVAFLKEFWKSKGINPNMINFADGSGLSPQNYVAARAEVQALIYAKKQPWFESYYDGFPTQDNGMKMKSGTMRDTKSFAGFHTSKEGKKYVFSIIINNYQGSGSTELQKILSVLK from the coding sequence ATGAGAAAAACATTAGCTGTCCTTACTTTATCCGTGCAGGTTGTTTTTGCCCAGGATATATCCCGAAAACTTGATGAGGCTACAAAGAATCTGATGAATTCTTCAGGTGCCGTATCATCAAACTTATCATTTTACGTTGCGGACGAAAACGGAAATTTTATTTATGATTATCAGGGAAACAAAGGACTGTCTACAGCTTCTACTCAAAAAATATTTACTGCAGCAGCGGCTCTTGAAGTATTAGGCAAAAACTACACCTATAAAACGACGGCTGGTTATTCGGGAAATATTTCCGGAGGAAATCTGAAAGGAGACTTTATCATCACTTCAACAGGGGACCCAACGCTCGGAAGCTGGAGATATGACGGGTATAAACCGGAAAATTTTAAACAGCAGCTTTTAGAAGCCATAAAAAAAGCAGGCATCACAAAAATTTCAGGGGATCTTGTTATTGATGATTCTTATTTTGATCACCAGACGATTCCCGGCGGCTGGCCGTGGGATGATCTCGGGAATTATTACGGAGCAGGAGTCTGGGGAGTTAACTGGCGCGAAAACCAGTTTGACATCAATATCAACGGAAATGAATTCAAAAGTTTTTCTTATCCTTTGGAGGGTATAAAATGGCTCAATGACGTGAAAATAGGCGGAACCTCAGATCAAAGCCTGATTTTTACCGCGCCACATTCTAATGTCGCTTTGATAAACGGAACATTGCCTTCCAAAACAGTAACGGTCTCAGGAGCTACACCCAATCCTCCGTTACAACTTGGTGTAGAGATTAAACAATGGCTGCAGCAGGCAGGAATTGAGCTTTCGGGAAAAACCGTTACCAACTCCCAGCTTGAAATTGAAGGGAAAAAAATATCAGTTTTTCCTAAAAATAACATGATTTTCACCTACGAATCTCCAACATTGGATAAGATCATCTATTGGTTTTTAAGAAAGAGCATCAATCTTTACGGTGAAACATTAATCAAAACTTTAGGCAAAGAGAAAAAAGGAAATCCTAATTTTAAAAGCGGTGTAGCGTTCCTGAAAGAATTCTGGAAGTCGAAAGGAATTAATCCCAATATGATTAATTTTGCTGATGGAAGCGGACTTTCCCCACAGAATTACGTAGCCGCAAGAGCCGAAGTACAGGCACTGATTTATGCTAAAAAACAGCCCTGGTTCGAATCTTATTATGATGGTTTCCCGACTCAGGATAACGGAATGAAAATGAAAAGCGGAACCATGAGAGACACTAAATCTTTTGCAGGATTTCATACTTCGAAAGAAGGAAAAAAATATGTGTTTTCAATTATCATCAATAATTATCAGGGAAGCGGAAGCACAGAGCTGCAGAAAATCCTGAGTGTTTTAAAATAA
- a CDS encoding GLPGLI family protein, giving the protein MKKNVLLFMLLSVCINAQINRFFYEYKYIPDINNKSDVKRDLMVLDIDKKNGSYYYKDKHRQIVDSLKKDISDSDFENEIKDKITKEYGNYKSYKIDKNETKLFTIGKKDYKVIKKYPDYKTYIIEALSIDTYKVLEDQKIVWKIFPDKQKIGEYNTQKATTNFGGRQWTAWFTTEIPFQDGPYKFYGLPGLIIKIEDATASHIITLMGNKAVQGGDREEDIPDNLASVINGNEIEVTKEKFKKLSEDYNKDPSLGLKQLLNSFGSNANISTKIITNGNGTKQAEETTMNDVYKLIEKSAKENQKKDSNPIELDLVK; this is encoded by the coding sequence ATGAAAAAAAATGTTTTACTTTTTATGCTTTTAAGCGTCTGCATTAATGCGCAAATCAACCGCTTTTTTTATGAATATAAATATATTCCGGATATCAATAATAAATCGGATGTCAAAAGAGATCTCATGGTACTGGATATAGATAAGAAAAATGGTTCTTATTACTACAAAGATAAGCATCGCCAAATAGTAGATTCTTTGAAAAAGGATATATCTGATTCGGATTTTGAAAATGAAATAAAAGATAAAATAACAAAAGAATACGGGAATTATAAAAGTTACAAAATAGATAAGAATGAAACTAAGTTATTCACTATCGGAAAAAAAGATTATAAAGTAATAAAAAAATATCCAGATTATAAAACATATATTATAGAAGCCCTTTCTATTGATACTTATAAAGTTTTAGAAGACCAGAAGATAGTCTGGAAAATTTTCCCGGATAAACAAAAAATTGGTGAGTACAATACGCAGAAAGCCACAACAAATTTCGGAGGCAGACAATGGACTGCATGGTTTACAACAGAAATTCCTTTTCAGGACGGACCTTACAAATTTTACGGATTGCCGGGTCTTATAATAAAGATAGAAGATGCTACTGCTTCACATATAATAACTTTAATGGGAAATAAAGCCGTTCAGGGAGGTGATCGTGAAGAGGATATTCCTGATAATTTAGCTTCTGTAATCAATGGAAATGAAATTGAAGTAACAAAAGAAAAGTTTAAAAAACTTTCGGAAGATTACAATAAAGACCCTTCACTTGGTTTGAAACAATTACTTAATAGTTTTGGAAGTAATGCAAATATTTCAACAAAAATTATAACGAATGGTAATGGCACAAAACAAGCAGAAGAAACAACTATGAATGATGTTTATAAACTGATAGAAAAAAGCGCTAAAGAAAATCAAAAAAAGGATAGTAATCCTATTGAGCTGGATTTAGTAAAATAA
- a CDS encoding DUF1905 domain-containing protein, translated as MQNNPFTARLEIIEINPFVFVPEDILNEIFQAAGKCKSPIPVKGKVNGEPFTQNLMKYLGEWRLYINLTMLKDSPKRIGEMIEVSVEFDRSERTVSIHPELYKTIHENPLALQNFENLIPSAKLELIRYINNLKTETAVKRNIEKIIRYLNGETDFFGKKINR; from the coding sequence ATGCAAAACAATCCATTTACAGCCAGGCTTGAAATTATTGAGATCAACCCTTTCGTTTTTGTGCCTGAGGATATCCTGAATGAGATATTTCAGGCTGCAGGAAAATGCAAAAGTCCCATTCCGGTAAAAGGAAAGGTAAATGGTGAGCCGTTCACGCAAAATTTAATGAAATATTTGGGAGAGTGGAGGTTATATATTAACCTGACGATGCTTAAGGATTCACCGAAAAGAATTGGTGAAATGATAGAAGTCTCAGTTGAGTTTGACAGGTCCGAACGAACAGTTTCCATACACCCTGAATTGTATAAAACCATTCATGAAAATCCTCTGGCACTGCAAAATTTTGAAAACCTTATTCCTTCCGCAAAGCTGGAACTGATCCGTTACATCAATAACCTTAAAACGGAAACCGCAGTTAAAAGGAATATTGAAAAGATCATCCGGTATCTAAACGGAGAGACTGATTTTTTCGGAAAGAAAATAAACCGATAA
- a CDS encoding sugar O-acetyltransferase, with protein sequence MTEKEKCANGLLYNANYDQELIQEKIAAKDLCGQYNQLRNSDSEARISLLKKILGKTGKNICIEPHFWCDYGYNIEAGENFYANHNLVILDCAKVTFGDNVFIGPNCSFYTASHPIDVKQRNEGLETADPIQVADNVWFGGNVVVLPGVSIGKNAVIGAGSVVTKDIPENVVAVGNPCKPVRNIEQ encoded by the coding sequence ATGACAGAAAAAGAGAAATGTGCGAACGGACTTTTATACAATGCCAATTATGATCAGGAGCTCATACAGGAAAAGATTGCTGCGAAAGATCTTTGCGGGCAATATAACCAGCTCAGAAATTCCGACTCAGAGGCAAGAATATCATTATTGAAAAAGATATTAGGGAAGACTGGCAAAAATATCTGTATAGAACCCCACTTCTGGTGCGACTATGGTTACAATATCGAAGCAGGAGAAAATTTTTATGCCAATCATAATCTTGTCATTCTGGATTGTGCTAAAGTTACTTTTGGCGATAATGTATTTATCGGGCCCAATTGCAGCTTTTACACGGCCAGCCATCCCATTGATGTAAAACAACGCAATGAGGGCCTTGAAACGGCGGATCCTATACAGGTAGCAGATAATGTTTGGTTCGGTGGAAATGTAGTAGTTCTTCCCGGGGTTTCGATTGGAAAAAATGCCGTAATCGGCGCAGGAAGTGTTGTCACTAAAGATATTCCGGAAAATGTTGTTGCAGTAGGAAATCCCTGCAAACCTGTGAGAAATATTGAACAGTAA